A window from Streptomyces sp. NBC_00271 encodes these proteins:
- a CDS encoding GNAT family N-acetyltransferase: MLKGSKVGLRARHEDDIPVLRTELYDDVVNGSRAEGRPWRPITPGSKDSRLVVDDKEQGLVPFSVVELDGGTLVGTATLWGIDNHNRSAHIGLGLLPSSRGKGYGTDVVAVLCHYGFVVRGLQRLQIETLSDNDAMLRSAERNGFVREGVLRSSAWVLGEFLDEVLLGLLAQDWKPDSKG; the protein is encoded by the coding sequence ATGCTAAAGGGCAGCAAGGTCGGGCTGAGGGCCCGGCACGAGGACGACATCCCGGTCCTGCGGACCGAGCTCTACGACGACGTGGTCAACGGCTCGCGGGCCGAAGGCCGGCCGTGGCGGCCGATCACGCCAGGTTCGAAGGACTCGCGTCTCGTAGTGGACGACAAGGAGCAGGGGCTCGTCCCGTTCTCCGTGGTGGAGCTGGACGGCGGCACGCTGGTCGGTACCGCGACGCTGTGGGGCATCGACAATCACAACCGGTCCGCTCACATCGGATTGGGGCTGCTGCCGTCCTCGCGCGGCAAGGGCTACGGCACCGACGTGGTCGCGGTGCTCTGTCACTACGGTTTCGTCGTGCGCGGCCTGCAGCGGCTGCAGATCGAGACGCTGTCGGACAACGACGCGATGCTGCGCTCCGCCGAGCGCAACGGCTTCGTCCGCGAGGGCGTGCTGCGCTCCTCGGCCTGGGTGCTGGGCGAGTTCCTGGACGAGGTGCTGCTCGGACTCCTCGCCCAGGACTGGAAGCCGGACTCGAAGGGCTAG
- a CDS encoding TetR/AcrR family transcriptional regulator, producing the protein MSGRKQFDISAALDQAMRVFWQRGYADASLDALGAATGLGRGSLYGAFGNKDALFGKCLDRYASIYGAQYEQALAAHPGDPVRAVEAFFDVILGRIADPSVPVGCLIAQSAAQSLTLKEENSGQVRGLLDLQRQRVRAALADSSADSRTLDELATFVVAVNQSLAVLSRAGATDAELRSVTRLACTTVADTLARATSEDVTQS; encoded by the coding sequence GTGTCCGGCCGAAAGCAGTTCGATATCAGTGCGGCTCTGGACCAGGCCATGCGGGTGTTCTGGCAGCGCGGGTACGCGGACGCCTCACTCGATGCCCTCGGTGCGGCCACCGGCCTCGGCCGCGGCTCCCTCTACGGCGCCTTTGGCAACAAGGACGCCTTGTTCGGCAAGTGCCTCGACCGCTATGCGTCGATCTACGGTGCGCAGTATGAGCAGGCGCTCGCGGCGCATCCCGGTGACCCGGTGCGCGCGGTCGAGGCATTCTTCGACGTCATCCTGGGCCGTATCGCCGACCCGTCGGTCCCCGTGGGGTGCCTCATCGCCCAGTCCGCCGCGCAGTCACTGACGCTGAAGGAGGAGAACAGTGGGCAGGTGCGTGGCCTGCTCGACCTACAGCGCCAACGGGTACGTGCGGCACTGGCGGACTCCTCGGCCGACAGCCGAACGCTCGACGAGCTCGCAACGTTTGTCGTCGCCGTCAACCAGTCGCTCGCCGTACTGAGCCGTGCAGGCGCCACCGACGCCGAGCTGCGCTCCGTGACCCGGCTCGCATGCACAACGGTGGCGGACACCCTCGCCCGGGCAACATCCGAGGATGTCACCCAGAGCTGA